The DNA segment GCTCACCCCCGGCAGCAGCCCCCGTTGACGGCGCAGCCAGCCCACCGCCTGGTTGAACAGCGCCAACGGCCCCCGGCGTGCGTCCACGCCCGCCCGTGCAGGAACATGCGAAACCGCCGAGACCACTCCGCGTCCTCTTGCTTACAGGAAGTTCGCCGAGGAGCCGACCCGCCTCGAGCTGGCATCTGGCCACCAGCACCCTCATCGCATAACGACGCGAAGAGGTGTCCATTTCACTGGGCGAGGCCCGACCGGAACTTCATGGTTCCGCGGCTCACCGCGTCCATGGCGGATACCTCAAGTGGTCAGACCGGCGCTGGTCAGCCAGATGTGTTCGCATGTCGCCGAGGCATCTTGGAGCTTCTCGCGGGCTTCCTGTGAGGCGTGGTAAAAGGTCCGTTCGATCATCCAGCACAGGGTGCGTGCCATCGCCGGGGCCTGGTCCGGTGCGGTGCCGGTCTGGATGCCAGCGCGTTCCAGGACGGCGGTGATAGCGGCGATGAACAGGTCAGCCGTGTGGTTCCACAGCTCGCCGATCTCCGGCACGGACAACGACAGGTCGATCGCCGTGCGCATGACCAGGCCGTGCTCATTCCACAACTCGACCGTGCGCTGCATGGCTGCCGCGATGGCCCGGCGCGGCTCGTCGGCCTCCGCGGTTGCCCTCGACCGCTCCCACAGGTGCTCGACGGTCCGGGCCACCAGTGCCGTGACCACTTCTTGCTTGGAACCGTAGTAGAAGTACAGCGCGCCGCGGGTGATGCCGGCGCCCTGGGCGATGTCGCCGATGGTCATGGCGTCGTAGCCCTTGTGCGCCAGCAGGGCCTCGCAGGTGTCGAGGATGGCCCGCTCCCGGAGGTCGCCCTTGCGTTCGCCGGCGCGACGGCTCCGCGCGGGGTAGTGGCCGGGCATCAGAGCTGCGCGCCGTCGGCGAAGTCGGTCGTACGGGAGAGTGCCTCCCATGCGCGGATGTCCTCGTCCACGGCCGTGCGGGCGGCGGTGACCAGTCGCAGCGCGTCCGAGCCCAGGACGAGGTGGGCCGGCGGGCGCTGGACCGAAGTGATGTGCACGAGGGCGTCCCCGGCTCTGGCTGGATTGCCCAGCTGGTTGCCGCTGGCCTTCTGCCGCGCTTCGCGGATGGGAGTGAACAGCTCGTCGTAGTCGTCGACGGCCCGCGCTGCGCGTGTCATGGACCGCCCGGCCCAGTCGGTACGGAAGGATCCGGGCTCGATCGCCGTCACGTGGATACCGAACTGCGCGACTTCCTTGCCCAGCGCCTCGAGGATGCCTTCCAGGGCGAACTTGCTGCCACAGTAGGCGGACATGCCGGGCACGGCCGTGAGCCCGCCCATGGAGGTGACGGCCATCAGATGTCCGCGGCGACGTCGGCGCATGCGGGGCAGTGCCGCCCGCAGCGTGGACACCGTCCCGAACACGTTGACCTCGAACTGCCGCCCCACCTCGGCCAGCGGGGTTTCCTCGAAGGTTCCCTCCAGGCCGTAGCCGGCGTTGGCGACGACGACATCCAAAGGGCCGACGCTCTGCTCCACCTCCGCGACAACGTCGGGGACGGCGTCGTCGTCCGTCACGTCCAGCAGGCGACCGTGAGCGTTACCGGGCCTGAGTTCTTCGAAGGCCCGCAGGTCCTCCTCGGAGCGGACGGTGCCGACGACGGTATGGCCTGCGGTCAGGGCGGCCTCGGCGAAGGCACGTCCGAGGCCCGTGCTGACGCCGGTGACGAGCCAGTTCTGCTTTTGCACTGTTCCTCCACAGAGGTCGCGCGAGGAGCCGGACCGCTCCCCCATCAGAAAGTCTACACAGTGTCGATTTTTACCGTCACTGTGTAGACTCTGGTAGTGCTCACGG comes from the Streptomyces sp. SUK 48 genome and includes:
- a CDS encoding oxidoreductase, translating into MQKQNWLVTGVSTGLGRAFAEAALTAGHTVVGTVRSEEDLRAFEELRPGNAHGRLLDVTDDDAVPDVVAEVEQSVGPLDVVVANAGYGLEGTFEETPLAEVGRQFEVNVFGTVSTLRAALPRMRRRRRGHLMAVTSMGGLTAVPGMSAYCGSKFALEGILEALGKEVAQFGIHVTAIEPGSFRTDWAGRSMTRAARAVDDYDELFTPIREARQKASGNQLGNPARAGDALVHITSVQRPPAHLVLGSDALRLVTAARTAVDEDIRAWEALSRTTDFADGAQL
- a CDS encoding TetR/AcrR family transcriptional regulator; protein product: MPGHYPARSRRAGERKGDLRERAILDTCEALLAHKGYDAMTIGDIAQGAGITRGALYFYYGSKQEVVTALVARTVEHLWERSRATAEADEPRRAIAAAMQRTVELWNEHGLVMRTAIDLSLSVPEIGELWNHTADLFIAAITAVLERAGIQTGTAPDQAPAMARTLCWMIERTFYHASQEAREKLQDASATCEHIWLTSAGLTT